GTGCCATCGCCCATCCTGCGCTTGCGGGGTGGTAATAGATTATGGCTTTAATGATttcttcacaatccaacttggtatttatatttttagtttaaaattatataaaattagagttCGGTCATTTTAAAATCCAGTCCTTAGATTATCTAAATCAAATTTTACAgttctttaccacccctagctgcCTCCGCACCGGCTGCCCCTGTGCCCTCCTTAGGACAAGGGTGGAAAACAGCGAGGAGCCGTGGGGATCTGGGGACTCCCTTTCCACCGACTGACTCCAGTTAGTGGGATTTGGAGATCTTTAGTGCGGGAGTCGTTTGCTACATACTCGTTTGATAGGGTTAAAGAAGCCGTTCAAGAAGTACTTGCCAAAGAGGGTCTTAATTGCGAACTGTCCAGTGCATAGGATGATAGTTCATTTGGTGAAATAATACCGTCCATATGACAACCTGGAGCATGATGTTTTGCTGTGAGTTATTGTTTGTTGCTTATTCCTGATTTGGCCAGTAGGCTGGCACATTTCAGTAGACATCAAGTTTCATGATGTCCACTGAATGCTATTATAGAATTTGAACCATCTGAACGTACTAACCCAAAGTTGTTGCTATTGATGGATCAGCAAGTGTTCGAAGTTGATAGCCAGCCGGTATTTCACCAGACAGATGATGGTTGGATAGATTTAGTGAATCAAGAGACATCGGTGTGCAGAAGGAAGGAGACGTGCAAGAGGCTTGCATGGGTCTTCGTCCAGAGTGCCATGCCTGTTGGCTGTTCAGACTTGAGAGTGTGACAGTGAACAGTTGTGGTTGGATCATCTGTTGTGCAAGCGGCCCCTGAATGGCTGCACTTCGATCCAGGATCAACCAAGAGCTGCAGTAGTAAATCACTAAATCCTACCGATGGATCATCTTGTCACGTACTAAGATTTTGTTTGGTTGGATCATCGTCTCACAGAGTTTGATTGGAAAATACCATTCATTACCTTCACATCATATTCCCTCTATCCCAAAATAAGTATGGCGATGGATGAATACTATGGATGAATACTGTTGGCTCCCTCTATCCGAAAATAATTATGATGATGGATGAATACTGTTGGcggccaaaattggcaaagtgccaaggccgaccggtcagaccggtctgggacGGTGTAATTCGAGTCCAGTTAGATCTATAATTTAGAGTTTTTTTAACCCAATTTGAAAAGGGTACGTTCTCCCCGACCTATAAATATATAGGGTACGGCGATTGGggtccttctacccaatcaAATCATTCAATCTACTATTTTAATTCAAACTCTAGTTTTTCCAACCTCGTGTTGTTTTTTGCTCGTGTCTACGACGTTCAAGGACGTCTTGGGTAGCCTGCCGATTCCAAAACAATCCTAGATTTATGAGCTTCGACGGGTCCCTCTGTAGCTCGTGGTTTTAGGTCTTCGCGAAGCTCTCTgcgcctgaccggtctgaccggttggcacaaccggtttgaccggtcgccAGGGTTCTTCGCTGGTGAAGTGATCGTTGCGATCCACGtgttctagcgcttgtgtgttagccaattctgtgtcaacaaaTACATACTAATATTTTAAATAGGGGTGCTAATAGCGTTTCATATTGCAGTAGAAATTAGTGCACTGTAAAGGGTATCGCGACGCTAATAGCGGTGAGTATTCTACCACTTAATTCTATAGCATGCTATTTAAAATATTGATATAAGTATTTGTTCAACAAATTAAACAATTGGAATTATGTTTAGTATTGACTACTGAGATTGGATGAGCCATCCTCGTCCTCGAAGGCATAACCAGAAGAATTGTAGGAAATAAGTTAATTTACCAAATTGAGAGCATTCAGGCTATCGATGGAGGGATGCTATTATGTCTGTTTGTCCATGTCGGTGTCCTCCAAGAGAACCACATCTAAGTTGATGTTTGCTTGTGGATACTGATGACAGCAAAGGCTATAAGAATTCAATATTGGCTTTGtttggctggctgtggctggtggttgGCACTGATTTATTGTAAGAGGAAAGTACTGTTGGTTGGTGCTAATTTAATGTGAGAAAAAATACTACTGACTAGTTGGCTGACAAATCAGCCGAACAGAGTCATCAACTTCAGCATCACATTGTAGCACTGATTTTTTTTCCCACACAACTGACACACTTTGTAAATGATTAAAGGAATAGAGAAGATCTCAAAAAGCAAACTTAGCACAACTTGTGGTGAAACCTATCTACTCGGATTCAAGTCCTCAACTTGATAAAGATGCtcgtatttttctaattttttttagcaTTTAACAAGCGCTATTTTTTTAGGAGTAGGTGACATATGCGTCAATAGCAAGGTGTTTGTGGTAACGTCATCTACCTTGAGAATCTAGCGGCTCAGTTTCTTAAAGTTGCTCATAGAGTTAGAGTTACATGTGTACTTACGAAGGATGAGTGTGCGTGTGTGTCATTATATATGAACGCCtgccttttccaaaaaaaacctAAACACAATGTATCCGAGAGagttatttcatattttttattttacaatttttcaaaaatatacatccaaataaaaaatttacagaTCTATACCATTACCGCCGAATAAAATGGCTATAGCTAGATGAACGGGCAGTAGATGCACTATAGCAACCttaccatcggttcatccggtggaATTTCCCTGGTCTGGATAGTTCACTTTcaataactaatttatatgaatttgaatggagataaactttatatgaaagttgtagatatcgGCAAgatttacaactttatagttcaAACAGTTTTCATTCGGAACCATCTTGGGGCCCAATAATCGACACAAACCTCAtatctaaaatttaaattttgatctTAACACTGGACATCACACGTTTAAAAAatgataattaatttatatgaaCTCATATGGagataaactttatatgaaAATCATAGAACTCAATGAGATCTATAACTTTGTAGTTAAAATAGTTTTCATTTGGAGCCATCTTGGCGCTCAAATAATTGACACAAGTTTCAGATCAAAAATTAAATTTTAGATCTGAAGCTTTAATCGATTATTTGAGCACCAAGATGGCTCCGAATGAAAATATTTGAACTATAAAGTTGCAGATCTCGTCTTCTATATGATGTTTATCTTCATCCGAGttcatataaattaattatgatttttaAAAGTGAGGTGTCCAGATCAGGAAAATTTCACCAAATGAACCGACGGTAAAGTAATAAAGTTGCTACAGTGCACATACAGCTGGTTCATTTGCCATTAGCCATTTCATTCGGCAGTAGTGGCAAGGATCTACAAATTTTCAGTGAATtttgaaaattcgtaaaataaaaataaaaaaatttgctCATGCTCCCGGGCCAAGTAAGGCCCACCATACGTCGACCAGAAACCGACCAGATAAGCCCATCCCGAATCGGGTGGCTCCTGTTTGCCGCTCTAAGGCGCCCACGTCCTTAAAACTAAACGCCGTCACTTCACTCCTCCTACGGTCCCACCACTACCACACGTCCACACGACCACACCCAACAACCCCACTTCGCGTCGAGATGGCCCTCAAAGCCGCCGTCTCCGTCACCCGGCTGCCGTCGCCTCCCCTCCGCTGCCTCCTCTCCCTGGCTTCCTCGAAGTCGGCGGCGGCTCGCAGGCTCGCGAGGGTTTCCGCGGCGATGGCGGTGCAGCCGGCCGTggtggtcggcggcgggcgcgtgGGCCAGGCACTGCTGTCCATGGGCCCGCCGGGAGCGGACGTGCTCGTCGGCCGCGGCGAGAAGGTGCCCGACGACGCGCCCGGGCCGATACTCGTGTGCACGCGCAACGACGACCTCGACGCCgtgctcgaggccacccctaaGTCGCGCTGGCGCGGTACGTGCCCCCAGCTCGTCTGCTTGCATTTTGCCGGTTCGATTTCGTGTTCGTCTCTCTGGTGGTCCTTGTCTACGGTCGGTCGGGGCTGCCTGCACATGTTTCTCTTCTGGGTTGCATTTTTGGCCAGCCGAATATCGAATAAATTGAGCTGAATTGCACAGACTTGATTGGGAAAAAGCTTCCTGGCGACCGGTCGCGCTCCTTGCCGACCGCGCGACCTTTCTCGGCCCAGCTCGTGGGGCCTTCCCTTCCGCTGATGGATCCAGGCCTTTTTCTCTTCCGTTGGGTAACCGTGCGGTTATGACTCCCGTGGTCCAGGCCTGATGTATATACACATATTAGCATGGATATCTATGGAGTATTTATTTCACTTCGATAAATGCAATAACTTTTATATGGAGTATTCGttttaaatttgatttgaacCACTGTGTTTTTTTATCACGAGATCAACAAAATAAGATCCATGAAGCATATATTTTGAAGTAGTTTTCATAAAGTGACAACTTATATTGAATGGTAATAGGCTAATAGCTACCTACATAATAAATTTGTATCAACTTATGTGTAAACCTTCCAACAAATTGTATACATAAATTGTTACATGATGTGGTTACTTATATGAAGTGTCTACCTAAGCACAACTTATTACTAGACATTTATCACTACATAATATATTACAGTATCCCCACATAATTTGTGACAACACATTAATTGTTATGTGTTATCTACGTAAATTGATACTAATAATAAATTGATACAAAGTCTCTACATAAATTTAAGGTCTTAGGAGGCCTACAACTATGACACCACGATATAGCATAAGTTGCTACACTTCCATGGGACATATTCATGCTACACATATCATGCAAGTTTCTATCCCCAAATGCACCATAAGTTGCTACATTGTTTGTCTACCAGTTACTACTATACATACAACATAAGTTGATAGGAGTACAAAAATAGTGTCAAAACATATTAAATATGGATATTGTTTCGTAGCTCTCGTCACAAGAACCTCAGTGATGCAAACGGAATTCGAAATGGACATTCGATGAGAGAGTAATGATCTCTTAAAGAAAGTATATACATTTTTTATCGGTGATGACAGGAACGAAAGCGACATCCTCCACCTAACCCTGCATGAGTTGCTCCCTGATGTTGATTACGAAGATGCGCTAAGTAAATGGCAGGAGCGCCCATTGGTGCACATGGCAGCAAATTGCAGCAGCGCTCATCGGCGCACATGGCAGCATGCAAATAGGGGTCACGCAGTACCTTTTTAGCATGACTGGTCGCGCTTTAACCTCGTCCTTTTGATTGTGTACATCTGCGCAACCTGGAGCTTATGTTGTACACCCTCAAGAGTCAAGATGGAAGTAGCGTAAAATAGGCTGGATCTGCTTTACAAATGGAAGGTTTAGCAGCTGGTCTGGTGATGATTGATGGGTCAGTGATGTGATATTTTCATTTCTAAATTCTAAATTTCGATCAGTTGTTCTGCTGGTTATAAACACACTATTTTGGATACTCCACATTGCTGAAGAGCTTCAGGTTATCATTGTACAGAAGCTTGTATtccttttttttagataaaggataaAATCCGGCCTTCTATGTCCAACTTGTGTATATATACAACCAATGGTTACAAAGAGTTCTTAGACTCTAATCCTCAACAATGAGGagctcaaaaacacaagaaGGAAAACTCTaagataaagaaaaaaaaaagaagactaAGCTTCATTCTTCTTCATCCATGCGTCTATCTTGCGTTTTCTTGATTCATCTTCAGTCCATTTCATCTTTCGTCTTCTTAGAAACTTGATGTCGGACTTGGAATGCTTGTCTTCTATCTCTCACACAACATACTCTGCCTTGGGTAACAAATGTCGAGCCAAAGGACTCCGCCTTAGAAGCTTGTATTCCTGAAACCTTAAACACTAAAGCTGCTATGGATCTCTGCTCTTCATGTAATTTGATGGAACTAACCTCACAAGATGGTGCTAATCATAATCATTTGATCACTATATGAGCATTTACATTGATTCTGAAGTGCCTCCAGATGTATACCTTCGCTCCCACTAATgttttgttttaaaaaacaTGATCTGCTATGGGTTCTGTCTTATGCATTTACATTGGTTCTGTCTTATGCATGCAACTGCCTAACTTCTCCTTTGTGCAACATTATTGCATAATGTTGCTGCATGTTGGAACTTGTGATCTAATGTTGCAGCAGATTTGGTGTTCTTCCAGAATGGGATGCTGGATCCATGGTTTGAGAGCAAGGGGCTAGTGGATGCAAACCAGGTATTGGCGTACTTTGCTGTGTCGAAACTCGGCGAGCCACCAGTCGATGGTATCACTGACACCAACCCAGAAGGGCTGACTGCTGCATTTGGCAGCTGGGCTCCAGCTGTGGCTGCCCGCCTGCAAAATGGCGGACTTACCTGCAAGGTGCGGTTGTCAGCATTTGTTTCATAAGTTCTTCATTTCATTAAATTCCCATGTCTagcagtttctttttttttctgtcatGCCTTGCAACTTCTGTGTAAGGTTTATTAGTTACTACATCCTCGCATTGAATTCTATCAGATAGAATTTAGAATAAAATATGGTTGCTAATTTGGTTTCTTGAGtgttatttatttttcatcCTGTCCAAATCTGTGCAAGGGATCCGAGGGTAAATAAGAATCTAATTTTCTATGCATATTGTAGCAGTGATTGTTCTGAGTTCCTAATCTATTAAGGTGTGGATAGGATTATAGAAGGGAACATGTTTagtctttgttttttctttaaGAAAAGGAGTAccgatgatttttttttttttgaaaaacatgAATCGTGGGAGTATACATTTCCGGGACCTCCTTGTTTCTGCACACTGTATTAGACAGTAGATGCGAGTCATGCATTACTCAAATCATGAAAATTAATGTGTTTTTTACTTATCATTATTATAATAACCAAAAGGAAAAATTGTTGAAAATTGACCAAGCCGATGAGCTCAAAGAGTTACAGTTCGGCACCAAAGTTATCTTCTTGGGATGAGAGGCAAAATACTAGCGATGTGGTGTTTACATCTTTTTCTATTGATGTTCTTTCTTGCCCTCTCATTTAACAGTCCTTGCACTTGCTCCTTTGTGCATTTTCAAGTATTTAAGTCTGATGAGATTTGTATGTGATTCTATTGCAACCTACCCCATCAGGTGCTTGAGAAGGAAGCCTTTCAGAAGCAGATGCTAGAGAAGTTGATATGGATTTCAGCTTTCATGCTTGTTGGTGCTCGGCATCCAGGGGCTAGTGTTGGTGCCGTGGAAAAAGAGTACCGATATGAGGTTTGTTCCCTCTCATGAAGGCCTCACATCAATCGTGTTTTTGGTTATTTTTGTTCAATAAGCACCAACAAGCACAAGGGTCTTTCTTGCGAGGCACCACTAATTTGTGATTGTCCTGGCAGGTTGCCAGCTTGATATCTGAATTAGCATCTGCTGCAGCTGCAGAGAGGGGCCTTACATTTGATGAAGGCATAGAAGAGAGGCTTTGTGCATACTCCAGAGCTGTGGCACATTTTCCTACTGCTATAAAAGAGGCATGTCTTATCTGTTGAGCACTTAAAACCTGCACCCTATTTTATTGCCTGATAAATTAACATAGATTCATCCCAATGGAACAGTTCAAGTGGAGGAACGGTTGGTTTTACTCTCTCACCGAGAAAGCGCTTGCAGAAGGAAAACCAGACCCATGCCCTCTCCACACAGCTTGGCTCAAGGAGATTAAGGTCATATAGAGATTTTCATGTAAATGGGATAGCATCTTGGGTTAGACTCACAAACCAGTTCAAGTGTTTATGTTATGTTATCTATATAGAGAATATTGTGTGTCCTGTCATGTACTTTAAGTGCATCTTTTGAATTTGGTGGTTTTCGCATATAATATTTATACATTCCAATATTCCATGTCACTCGTCACCACTATCAATATTAACCGTTTGTGTCACTGTATGTGAAAACTTTGTGCTCGAGCATGCTACAGCCTGTATGGTTTGCTGTCATCGAAATCGGATTGAGATTCGGTGACATTCCACGGTGACATTgagtcactgacatgtgggatCCATAtcatgtgggtcccacatgtcagtgatTCAATATCACCGAGAATGTCACCGTGGAATGTCACCGAATCCGCGTCCAGAAAACAACCAGATTCAGTGTCTTGGTTCGTCCTTGGAGCGGATTGAAATTAAATCACTCTCTGAACCAGGCGGTGGCTCCCTTCACAAGAACCTCACCTGATGCAAACGCCGCGTGAAGACCCCATAGCTCCTCCGTATAAATACAAGAGGAGGGTAAAGAGTGaagacacacaccacacacccttCACCTCTCTTCTTCACTTGGAGCTTGGGGGTTCTCTTTAGGTGCTTAGACAGCCTAGGAGTGTAGGAAAAATAAGGAGAGCAAGTGAGGAGTCAGAAAAGCGCtaggtctgtcggcactcttctctgcTTGTATCTTGACGGATGCTTATCGATCATTGTAAGTGTTCGTGACTTCTTCAATATTCAGTAATAGCGGATAGCTATAGTCTAAGACTTCCGATAAAGATGGGTGTTCTTGGCCAGTACTAGAGCTAGTAAACGATAGTGTAGGCATGGTGCCTAGACTAGAATTTACTGTTCGATTGTTGTAgcttcccacggtttgtagaagtagtctgcaggtggtgacagtcatATTTTGTGTCattgtaatcctccacgttcggttgcACGATAGTAGCCCAATCATCAGAACTTCTGGTTTACCCAGGCGACGCTGATGGCCCGAAGTAAACAGCTAAACTTTGGCTTATCTTGTCTTAAATCTTGAATCTGAATAGTCTTCTCTACCCTTGATCCTATGGTGtcgtgtccttggatgagcctgaaccgcagatagcgtactcacgttcctctgGATTTGATAACCCtaggaatactctaaggtgaaAGCTACGATGATAttcgtgcacttgcggattctTTTTGTGACGCTCAAATATACCAACATGTAGACAACACAAACGTAACTCATGCTTGCTAATGTGAAGAATGCCTCTAGCACCCTTGTATGATCTCTCATCCCTCTGCTACCCTGAGTAATTATATTTGAAATGTTTCATCTTTGTGTCACACTACCACTCTGCTATATCATCATTTACCCCTGCCTAGATTTGGAGATTAATTTGTAGTAATTCTCCCTAACTCAGTAAAATCTTTACACCGcctccttccctgcggaaatataaatgacaatCTAGTATAATcccaggtaaaatgctacagcggtattccatgCGGTTGCAGATTTATTTCATAATCATACGAGGTACCCTACCTGGCATCTGCAGGTATTGTTGCCTAAGAATGCTTAGCCTAGTGGTGACGCTGGTAGACGTCAACAGCCACGCAAAGCTCCAACTCCGACGACATGGTGTCGTACCCCTGGTCGCGGCATGGCAAGGTGGGCCACGCCACCGACCGCCGCCTCGGCCATgtccgctccgccgcaccgccgcagtGCACACGGGTAGGGGATTGGAGGGAGAAAAACGGGAGTGGAGGTAGGGAGGGGGAGGGATAGAAAAGAGGTTGAGATTAAGTCCCAAACCCTAATAGGTACATATATATGGAACCTCTTTCGGGCCTCGatatttttcgagacgaatctcaTAGGGTGCCTGCCTTGGTTAATCTATTAACCAAGGCATTTACTTTAGAACAACCGCCTCGGTCATTGTAAGTGTGCTTGCCTCAGTTAATAAAAAATAACCACCTTGGTTAATCGGCACCATTAACCGTGACAGTTGAAATTTCTGTCCGCCTCGGAGGTGTTTTAAAAAGGTTGTGGTAAATCATTTTTTATAGTAGTGTCAAGCTGAAGATAATTTTGAGGAGGATTTGGGtggtgttggtattttgcaacgtcacgaataaaatccgcaagcgcacggatatcgctatagctttcacccaagagtattccagggtatcgtatccactgaggaacgtgagtacgctatctacaagttcaggctcatccaaggacacacgcgccggtgtggagaagacagaagagaggactttctatatctagaatccatgcctagaagaagagatcacgtcgccgttatacttcgagctaaaggcatcgaccgacttatgcaaaccggtagttccaatatgtgctctatctgatatccgaacatggaggattactaaaaagctcgaacagggctatcaccacctgccggctacctctacaaaccgtgggactatcagagtggtatagtccagcctagacaccacgtctacgcctttccctactaaccttagccctggccaagactacccttttctatctagggtcttaagctaagatcaaatgctactcgctagcatacacatcaactaatataaggcagagatgataacttgcgatctaaactctaattccaaataaacaagcaaagaaagtctcgaacacttacaaccgaataagcattcgtcgaggtacaagcggagaagtgtgccgacagacccggcacttcccccgactcctcctcactctcctcctcttcttctacacctcctagtctacctaagcatctgggatgaaggcctcaagctccaagggagaaaggtgagttgagagggtgtgatgtgtgtgtgtatccattcctctacccctccccttgtatttataggagggagccacgggctgaAGCACCTGGAACCGACTTAAGCAACCAGCAGGGAGGCGCCATGTGTCGAAactgaggtggtggggcccatgggcctggtcggccgaccagtaggtcggtcggcctgccaggtgggccaaccgcccccagcttcgtccagcgggctgtcctgggcctccttgtcttaacccagttgggcttggcctgtcttgagtggtctgaactgggttcttgggctacacttggtccatttgtgcctgaatcggtgctctgataatttctacaatttatgtcgggccaaagtgtacttgaaacctgcgaaattagttcaaaaccacctgcacacattctcaagcaccatatgtggaatttgttaataaataaaccctatgctagcatttattccactttgtggttcccttttgtgcagaagttgacggtcaaaattggtcgttaatgaCCATCAagaagatcccccacacttggccctttgctcgtcccgagtaaaggtcaggactaAGGTGAGCCGATAGCTTCCTAATAGAATATCCTGCAAAAAAGTTATttcataccttgctcttgcttgtgaacttgaatgtgtctatcatgatatcttgagttgttgaagaacagaatgatcttggcttcaagtgtcatcctgtcatgttgccagacttggggattttgaaaaatattattataaaattattcatggtcttactctccTCCATGGGTCTCTCAGAGTTGCTCGTAGCCTTACCAGcatttatccttattttaccTCACCGGCTCTGATGGTATAGATGGTgtttcgatggatgaggtagaaTGTCGTCTGCTTGTCCCAAATctgttgcaagatcaaagattggatccacaggtgtatactcatatttacgactgatcaagttagtgcacagataaataTGTGCTTCTTTTCATGTCTGATTTTATttgctgggtcatgcttctttggcatgccatcttctctctctctctttgggtcatgcttctttggcatgccttcttttcatctctctttttttcgatAACATTGTCAGACAGTGCTTAAGGAGCACAAGATTCATCTGAACATAAAACCTTAAATCAAGTACGTAAACAGAGCAGAACCATGATGgatcacaaaatttgatcaagctcaatcatgtagccgagagacatagcatgggatttttatatggctctggtagcatggtggataaagagataagaccaagaacttagtttttgtttttttaactaAAAATCCTAGACTGGTCAACTTGAAAGAGACGAACAACTTTAACCAGACATCATGGGTCCTAtaaaatatggttcacaaacttaagcgcggtataaaaaacatttatgcaaggcatctatcaagagctcttattagcaaatttcttaaacaggttcaaggatttgaaaagatatgctcatgtttagaaacgcaaaagggaggaaacaagtgaggtagtgCAAACTTATGAGTCGGAGCAGGAGGTGCACGTGACGTGTGAATGTGATCGTAGATGTGTAGCGTCATGGGATCTCCCCacacacttgttttcgacctgctcttcgatcatagacaaaacaaaccaaatatgaaagataatggggctctgccggcattaacactggggagccaaagttcacaaATCTTGATGAAATAAAGACCTGGGCACGACTAGATTGACCTAAACCTAAACGACTCGATTAAGACTAGCGCCCTAACTAAACTTATGATAATGACCTTTCTTAAGAAGTGACTCCTAATAGAGGTCCTTGTGACCCGTAGCCTTAAACAAGTGCTTCATCTTAGCACTCAACCCCCTCCACAGAAGACGTAAGTCATCCCAAAGCTCTTCCACCTCGATCTTCCTCTCCGCAAGCTGGTTCTCGAGACGCCTATTCTCTAGGCGTAGTTGATGGACCATCGCGGTGAGGTCGGTGATGGTGGGTCCCTTTGAAGTCACGTCGTCCTTGGGCTTTGCAGGCGACGACTAAGATCTGGCCTTCTTTGGCGAAGGACTGGCGGCAGTGCCCTTCCTCTGAGCGTCTGAAGTCCGTGTTGAGGTTGCCCCCTGTACAGCCTCTGGAGCGCTCTTCTGTGGCACAGGAGCAACCCGTGCAGTCTGAGGTAGCACTGGTGATTCTGTTGCCGCTCCATCATTGAAGAGCTGATGTACTATTGGCCTTGATGAGGTCGGAGCTTCTCTGGACGGCCTTCCATAGGGACTGTGCGCTCATGCCctggatcttgcaatcttgagAGGCGAAGGGGAACATGTAGCGGAGCGGGGGCGCTGGATGTCACgccccctggtcggccgactaggcaggtcggccgaccggagGGTGGCGCCCACCGGTCCTCC
The Panicum virgatum strain AP13 chromosome 6N, P.virgatum_v5, whole genome shotgun sequence genome window above contains:
- the LOC120679453 gene encoding uncharacterized protein LOC120679453 isoform X2, whose amino-acid sequence is MALKAAVSVTRLPSPPLRCLLSLASSKSAAARRLARVSAAMAVQPAVVVGGGRVGQALLSMGPPGADVLVGRGEKVPDDAPGPILVCTRNDDLDAVLEATPKSRWRDLVFFQNGMLDPWFESKGLVDANQVLAYFAVSKLGEPPVDGITDTNPEGLTAAFGSWAPAVAARLQNGGLTCKVLEKEAFQKQMLEKLIWISAFMLVGARHPGASVGAVEKEYRYEVASLISELASAAAAERGLTFDEGIEERLCAYSRAVAHFPTAIKEFKWRNGWFYSLTEKALAEGKPDPCPLHTAWLKEIKVI
- the LOC120679453 gene encoding uncharacterized protein LOC120679453 isoform X1, encoding MALKAAVSVTRLPSPPLRCLLSLASSKSAAARRLARVSAAMAVQPAVVVGGGRVGQALLSMGPPGADVLVGRGEKVPDDAPGPILVCTRNDDLDAVLEATPKSRWRADLVFFQNGMLDPWFESKGLVDANQVLAYFAVSKLGEPPVDGITDTNPEGLTAAFGSWAPAVAARLQNGGLTCKVLEKEAFQKQMLEKLIWISAFMLVGARHPGASVGAVEKEYRYEVASLISELASAAAAERGLTFDEGIEERLCAYSRAVAHFPTAIKEFKWRNGWFYSLTEKALAEGKPDPCPLHTAWLKEIKVI